A genomic region of Paenibacillus sp. PL2-23 contains the following coding sequences:
- a CDS encoding polysaccharide lyase family 8 super-sandwich domain-containing protein: MRKMLFIVLSMVLVISLGISGGRASVVSAADEYDGLRDKWTEMLNGGSSYNTLDTDISAKITEITNTAQTYWDSMNKAPSRTYLWSDLSSTTDSTHIRDSYRRLKDMALAYATAGSSLANHTTLKADLISALDWMHANRYYAGATKHGNWWDWEIGSPLALNDIVVLLYANLTATQISNYMNAVDYFSPDPTKYNGGSTATGANRVWKSTVVAVRAVIVKSSTKLNSSRDALTAVFSYVTSGDGFYRDGSFIQHTKHPYTGGYGKDLLNDLANVMYLLNGSTWAVTNSGKSNVYQWVYDSFEPVLYNGAMMDMTRGREISREFRQDHTVGHQVMQGIIRLSQIAPPSDAAAFKSMIKYWIQADTFQNFYSTVSSIHYIVLGKAIVSDSLVVSRGELVKHKQFPNMDRAVHLRPGFGFGISMHSSRVYNYESINSENIKGWHTADGMTYLYNADQDHYSNDFWPTVNSYRLPGTTVNQNSTVSQSRTSSKNWVGGTQLQQTYGVSGMELQPYGYTLQAKKSWFMFDDEIVAVGSGITSTDNKAAETIVENRKLNSSGNNALVVNGTAKSTSLGWSESMTGVNWMHLAGSAPGADIGYYFPSSTSVKGLREARTGSWSQVRSASPSTSITRNYMTLYLDHGSNPVNASYAYVLLPNKTSSQVSSYASAPHITVIEESADAHAVWEQGLNILGANFWNDTTKTLQVNGSHYLTSNKKASVMTKETASQMEISIADPTMANTGTIEIEMHKSASSIAFADDGITVDQLSPTIKLTVNVSGAKGKTFSAKLNLDTAPPIPVRIEAESYHAMSGVSLVNPTTDIEGGQHIGSANNGDYTRYDNVNFGTGASNMKLRIASNNSGGTIELRLNSTTGALIGSSTISSTGGWSSWTTINMPLTGATGTQTVYMVFKKSDANAVANVNWLEY, from the coding sequence ATGAGAAAGATGCTTTTTATCGTACTTTCCATGGTGTTGGTTATATCTTTGGGTATTTCGGGAGGCAGAGCTTCTGTAGTCAGTGCTGCAGATGAATATGATGGATTGCGGGACAAATGGACGGAGATGCTGAATGGCGGATCCAGCTACAATACGTTGGATACAGATATTTCAGCAAAGATCACAGAAATAACCAACACTGCGCAAACGTATTGGGATAGCATGAATAAAGCACCCTCACGTACGTATCTTTGGAGTGATCTTAGCAGTACAACTGATTCAACTCATATTCGGGACTCTTACCGAAGATTAAAGGATATGGCATTGGCTTATGCTACAGCTGGCTCATCACTCGCCAATCACACCACGTTAAAGGCAGATTTGATCAGTGCCCTTGATTGGATGCATGCCAATCGGTATTATGCCGGTGCAACCAAGCACGGTAACTGGTGGGATTGGGAAATTGGCTCTCCCCTTGCATTAAATGATATTGTTGTTCTCTTGTATGCGAACCTGACGGCCACACAGATCTCCAATTATATGAATGCGGTCGATTATTTCTCTCCCGATCCGACCAAATACAATGGTGGCAGTACAGCTACGGGAGCGAATCGAGTATGGAAGTCGACCGTGGTGGCTGTTCGAGCGGTTATTGTGAAATCATCTACAAAGCTCAATTCTTCCCGCGATGCTCTTACAGCGGTCTTCAGTTATGTTACAAGCGGAGACGGTTTTTATAGGGATGGATCCTTTATTCAACATACCAAACATCCCTACACGGGTGGATATGGAAAGGATTTATTAAACGATCTGGCCAATGTTATGTATTTGCTTAATGGTTCCACCTGGGCTGTTACAAACTCCGGCAAAAGCAATGTATACCAATGGGTGTACGATTCCTTTGAACCCGTGCTCTACAATGGCGCAATGATGGATATGACTCGCGGCCGGGAGATCTCCAGAGAATTCAGACAAGATCATACGGTCGGCCATCAGGTGATGCAGGGGATTATTCGATTGTCCCAGATCGCCCCTCCCTCCGATGCAGCGGCCTTCAAGAGCATGATTAAATATTGGATTCAAGCGGACACCTTCCAAAACTTTTATTCAACGGTATCCAGCATTCATTACATTGTACTGGGCAAGGCCATTGTGAGTGACAGTCTTGTAGTCAGTCGAGGGGAATTGGTCAAGCACAAGCAGTTTCCCAACATGGATCGTGCGGTTCATCTGCGGCCAGGCTTTGGTTTTGGAATCAGTATGCATTCCAGCAGAGTGTATAATTACGAATCCATTAACAGTGAGAATATAAAGGGCTGGCATACTGCAGATGGGATGACCTACTTGTATAATGCCGATCAGGATCATTACAGCAATGACTTCTGGCCGACCGTCAATTCATACCGTTTGCCTGGCACAACCGTTAACCAGAACTCAACGGTATCCCAAAGCAGAACAAGCTCAAAAAATTGGGTCGGCGGCACACAGCTTCAACAAACGTATGGTGTCAGTGGAATGGAGTTGCAGCCTTACGGTTACACCTTACAGGCCAAAAAATCATGGTTTATGTTCGACGATGAAATTGTCGCGGTAGGCTCTGGCATTACAAGCACGGACAATAAAGCAGCAGAGACGATCGTAGAGAATCGTAAGCTGAATAGCAGCGGCAATAATGCTCTTGTCGTGAATGGCACAGCTAAGTCAACATCGCTGGGATGGTCCGAGTCCATGACAGGCGTTAATTGGATGCATTTGGCGGGAAGTGCTCCCGGTGCGGATATTGGTTATTATTTTCCATCCAGCACAAGTGTAAAAGGGTTGAGAGAGGCTCGCACAGGTTCTTGGAGTCAAGTCCGCAGCGCAAGCCCCTCCACAAGTATTACACGAAATTACATGACGCTTTACCTGGATCATGGAAGCAATCCGGTCAATGCTTCCTATGCCTATGTCTTGCTTCCGAACAAAACGAGCTCCCAGGTAAGCAGCTACGCATCCGCTCCCCATATAACGGTGATTGAGGAGTCGGCGGATGCCCATGCCGTGTGGGAGCAAGGATTGAATATCCTAGGGGCTAATTTCTGGAACGATACAACCAAGACCTTGCAGGTAAACGGGAGTCATTATCTGACAAGCAATAAAAAAGCATCGGTCATGACCAAGGAAACCGCGAGTCAAATGGAAATTAGCATAGCTGATCCGACGATGGCTAACACGGGTACTATCGAAATCGAAATGCATAAGTCAGCATCGTCCATAGCGTTTGCTGATGACGGAATTACCGTAGATCAATTAAGTCCTACAATTAAGTTGACAGTCAACGTTAGTGGAGCCAAAGGGAAAACGTTTAGCGCCAAGCTGAATCTAGATACCGCTCCCCCTATACCAGTCCGTATAGAAGCGGAAAGCTATCATGCCATGTCTGGTGTTTCCTTGGTGAATCCAACTACGGATATAGAAGGAGGCCAGCATATCGGCTCAGCCAATAATGGCGATTATACACGATACGATAATGTAAACTTTGGCACAGGTGCATCCAATATGAAGCTGAGGATTGCCTCCAACAATTCTGGCGGCACCATTGAACTACGACTTAACAGCACGACGGGTGCCCTAATTGGATCCTCTACTATTAGCTCTACAGGGGGATGGTCATCATGGACAACCATCAATATGCCCTTGACTGGAGCAACTGGTACGCAGACGGTATACATGGTCTTCAAAAAGTCTGACGCAAATGCTGTTGCAAATGTGAATTGGCTGGAGTATTAA
- a CDS encoding sulfatase, which produces MKAIMLMFDTLNRHMLSAYGCDWTHTPNFRRLAERTAVFDQAYVGSMPCMPARRELHTGRHNFLHRSWGPLEPFDDSMPELLKRHGVYTHMVTDHQHYWEDGGGTYHTRFNTCELIRGQEGDPWKGQVKDPATPESVGTRDLVGPYRQDWINRQYVSSEQDFPQAKTFQSGIEFIRHNHTEDRWFLQLETFDPHEPFHAPEKYRQLYAHTYEGKHFDWPMYKRVSETQEEIDHVRLEYAALLSMCDDYLGKVLDVMDELDLWKDTMLIVNTDHGFLLGEHDWWAKCAMPFYNEIAHMPLFIWDPRTQARGVRRSSLVQNVDLAPTLLRYFGVDIPKDMTGHCLQQTIADDTPVREAAIFGIHGGHVNCTDGRYVYMRGPAASDNQPLYNYTLMPTHMRSRFAVSELKPAKLHEPFAFTKEVPVLQIPSTGRRQIIELDTLLFDLQNDPQQLSPITDPEVEQRMVNLLVDRMKREEAPAEQFVRLGLA; this is translated from the coding sequence ATGAAAGCCATCATGCTTATGTTCGATACGCTCAATCGCCACATGCTGTCCGCCTACGGCTGCGACTGGACACATACACCTAATTTCCGACGTCTTGCGGAGCGCACAGCCGTGTTCGATCAGGCTTATGTCGGCAGCATGCCTTGTATGCCCGCTCGCAGAGAGCTGCATACGGGCCGGCATAACTTCCTGCACCGCAGCTGGGGCCCGCTGGAGCCATTCGACGACTCCATGCCTGAGCTGCTGAAGCGCCACGGCGTCTACACACATATGGTGACAGATCACCAGCATTATTGGGAGGACGGCGGCGGCACTTATCATACGCGCTTCAACACCTGCGAGCTCATTCGCGGACAGGAGGGTGATCCATGGAAGGGACAAGTGAAGGACCCTGCTACACCGGAGTCCGTCGGAACGCGGGATCTAGTGGGGCCATACCGGCAGGATTGGATCAATCGCCAGTATGTTAGCAGCGAGCAGGATTTCCCGCAAGCCAAGACCTTCCAGTCCGGAATCGAATTTATCCGTCATAACCATACGGAGGACCGGTGGTTCCTACAGCTGGAGACATTTGACCCCCACGAGCCCTTCCATGCGCCTGAGAAATACCGTCAGCTGTATGCGCATACCTATGAAGGCAAGCATTTCGACTGGCCGATGTACAAGCGTGTGTCCGAGACGCAGGAGGAGATCGACCACGTGCGGCTGGAATATGCGGCGCTGCTGAGCATGTGCGATGACTACCTGGGCAAGGTGCTGGATGTTATGGATGAGCTGGACCTGTGGAAGGACACGATGCTTATTGTAAATACGGACCATGGCTTCCTGCTCGGGGAGCATGACTGGTGGGCCAAGTGCGCCATGCCGTTCTACAATGAGATCGCCCATATGCCGCTCTTCATCTGGGACCCGCGCACACAAGCGAGAGGCGTACGTCGAAGCAGTCTTGTGCAAAATGTAGACCTCGCCCCTACGCTGCTGCGTTACTTCGGCGTGGACATTCCCAAGGATATGACCGGCCATTGCCTTCAGCAGACCATAGCGGACGACACACCGGTACGGGAGGCTGCGATCTTCGGCATCCACGGCGGGCATGTCAATTGTACCGATGGTCGTTATGTGTATATGAGAGGGCCTGCAGCCTCGGACAATCAGCCTCTGTACAACTATACGCTGATGCCGACGCATATGCGGTCGCGCTTCGCGGTGTCGGAGCTGAAGCCAGCGAAGCTGCACGAGCCGTTCGCGTTCACCAAGGAGGTGCCGGTGCTTCAGATTCCATCCACCGGTCGCAGGCAGATTATCGAGCTGGATACGTTGCTGTTCGACTTGCAGAACGATCCCCAGCAGCTCTCTCCGATTACAGACCCTGAGGTCGAGCAGCGGATGGTGAACCTGCTGGTGGATCGAATGAAGCGCGAGGAGGCGCCCGCAGAGCAGTTCGTTCGACTTGGACTAGCGTAG
- the tnpB gene encoding IS200/IS605 family element RNA-guided endonuclease TnpB — MLQHKAFKFRIYPSHVQIMQLRKTLGCCRFVFNHFLSKWSQIYQATGKGLSYNACASQLPDMKREWSWLKEVDSIALQSAVRNLADGYQRHFNKQNERPRFKSRKHPVQSYTTRYTNGNIAVKGNRLQLPKLGWVPYAKSREIEGRILSATVRLAPSGKWFVSLVCEVDIQPLPLTDRILGIDVGIKYLAVPSEGPAMDNPRYTLRYERLLTKWQRILARRKQGGSNWSKAKRKVALIHERIRNSRLDAMHKQTTKWIRENQTICLEDLRIANMMKQRHLAKHIADASWGEMSRQLHYKAQWYGRTIKETPVFAPTSQTCHVCGYKQAEVRDLSVRGWTCVSCQTPHDRDWNAAQNIKAMAQ; from the coding sequence ATGCTCCAGCATAAAGCCTTCAAATTTCGGATCTATCCTAGTCATGTACAAATCATGCAACTGCGCAAAACGTTGGGTTGCTGCCGTTTTGTGTTCAACCACTTCCTATCAAAATGGAGTCAGATCTATCAGGCTACAGGCAAAGGTTTGTCTTATAACGCCTGTGCATCTCAGCTTCCTGACATGAAGCGCGAGTGGTCTTGGTTGAAAGAAGTGGATAGCATTGCCCTGCAGTCAGCTGTGCGAAACTTGGCTGACGGATATCAGCGCCACTTCAACAAGCAAAATGAACGACCTCGCTTCAAGAGTCGCAAGCATCCCGTACAAAGCTATACGACGCGATATACGAACGGGAACATTGCCGTGAAGGGAAACCGTCTGCAACTTCCCAAGCTAGGCTGGGTACCCTATGCCAAGTCAAGAGAGATCGAAGGCCGGATCCTATCCGCTACCGTACGACTAGCCCCAAGCGGCAAATGGTTTGTATCGTTGGTATGCGAGGTTGACATCCAGCCTCTTCCTTTAACTGACCGCATACTCGGTATTGACGTGGGTATCAAGTATCTTGCCGTGCCTTCGGAAGGTCCTGCAATGGATAATCCAAGATATACATTGCGATATGAACGGCTGCTCACGAAATGGCAGCGCATCCTTGCAAGAAGGAAACAAGGCGGAAGTAACTGGTCTAAAGCGAAAAGAAAAGTCGCCCTCATCCATGAAAGGATTCGAAATAGCCGATTAGACGCGATGCATAAGCAGACTACGAAATGGATCCGTGAAAACCAAACGATCTGTCTCGAGGACTTACGTATTGCAAACATGATGAAACAACGACACCTCGCCAAACACATAGCAGATGCATCCTGGGGCGAAATGAGCCGTCAACTGCATTACAAAGCCCAGTGGTATGGGCGAACGATCAAGGAAACACCGGTATTTGCGCCAACGAGCCAAACCTGTCACGTCTGTGGGTACAAGCAAGCAGAAGTGAGGGATTTGAGCGTGCGGGGATGGACATGTGTATCTTGCCAAACGCCACATGACCGAGATTGGAATGCGGCACAAAACATAAAGGCTATGGCCCAGTAA
- a CDS encoding alpha-galactosidase: MPNTMFPMCLEDCYVQIEGHILRIGNDRLERCWSFASGRPVNLSIVDKKNNKEWLQAEPGAAAFQLPGLPPSAVPASITAASCVDDDYGIGKPHLRTDIDMGFSGIERAVRFTVRAYPAGSFIRHELTLLPAGFQAELEGTAIQAPVRAGGSAEEASPAFQLDDNNHQRSAVLHDYCEHLSLLELHCRWEAVSFRDQTDTANNLVSKESGLLYVNERRGLRGNVMFLANSLHPSGLMVVKEGATPMGHLQDQGMDFYFQGKGLAVTGSGIGEADWADSQAITAYGVAIGVYDGEAYSGLKLLHDYHRSIRVHKPERDSFIMSNTWGDRSKDGRVCEAFLLKELETAAQLGIDILQIDDGWQKGVTSNSVHAAAAGGRWSDYYSGGGDFWTVHPERFPRGLAPVVELAEQLGIKLGLWYSPDSSSDYVHWEKDVETLLRLHQEYGIRAFKLDGIDIQSKAGEVRLLGLVRQVLQHTGGEVDFNLDTTAQQRLGYMGSTQYGNIFLENRYTDWSNYYPHWTLRNLWMLAPYVPAAKLQMEFLNVNRNQERYGDDPLAPAACGQLYACAVTAFANPLAWMELSGLDADQAASLGALLRALKPHHGRILAGHVLPIGEEPSGTGWTGLQSIAGEKDGYLLVIRERHGASAYPMKLWGDACGGKSAPAPALKVTELLRMDERNILAASASDEALVLEPDASGRYTFMRPAPFTFAIYRYEV, from the coding sequence ATGCCAAATACCATGTTTCCCATGTGCTTAGAAGACTGCTATGTTCAAATAGAGGGACATATCCTGCGGATCGGCAACGACAGGCTGGAGAGATGCTGGTCGTTCGCAAGCGGCCGGCCCGTCAATCTGTCGATTGTGGATAAGAAGAACAATAAGGAGTGGCTGCAAGCGGAGCCAGGGGCGGCTGCGTTTCAATTGCCGGGCCTGCCCCCGTCGGCAGTACCCGCTTCCATTACGGCTGCATCCTGTGTCGACGATGACTATGGCATAGGCAAGCCGCATCTGCGGACGGACATTGATATGGGGTTCAGCGGCATAGAGCGAGCCGTTCGCTTCACTGTTCGAGCGTATCCCGCGGGCTCCTTCATCCGGCACGAGCTTACGCTGCTTCCCGCCGGCTTCCAAGCGGAGCTTGAAGGCACGGCCATTCAAGCTCCTGTACGTGCGGGCGGGTCGGCTGAAGAGGCATCCCCTGCCTTCCAGCTGGATGACAATAATCATCAGCGCTCCGCAGTCCTGCACGATTATTGCGAGCATCTGTCGCTGCTGGAGCTGCATTGCCGCTGGGAAGCGGTCAGCTTCCGCGACCAGACGGATACAGCAAACAATCTGGTGAGCAAGGAATCCGGCTTGCTATATGTGAACGAGCGAAGAGGACTTCGCGGGAATGTGATGTTCCTTGCGAACAGCTTGCACCCAAGCGGGCTTATGGTCGTGAAGGAAGGCGCTACGCCGATGGGTCATCTGCAGGACCAAGGAATGGACTTTTATTTTCAAGGGAAGGGGCTTGCCGTAACGGGCTCGGGCATTGGAGAAGCGGACTGGGCGGACTCGCAGGCAATAACGGCTTATGGAGTCGCCATCGGCGTATACGATGGGGAAGCCTACAGCGGGCTTAAGCTGCTGCATGACTACCACAGAAGCATTCGCGTGCATAAGCCGGAGCGGGACAGCTTCATCATGAGCAATACATGGGGCGACCGCTCCAAGGACGGGCGAGTATGCGAGGCCTTCCTGCTCAAGGAGCTGGAGACCGCCGCCCAATTGGGTATAGACATTCTGCAGATTGACGATGGCTGGCAAAAAGGCGTAACCAGCAATTCCGTCCATGCCGCTGCGGCTGGCGGCCGTTGGAGCGACTACTACAGCGGGGGCGGCGATTTCTGGACCGTGCACCCGGAACGTTTCCCGCGCGGGCTGGCCCCTGTCGTGGAGCTGGCGGAGCAGCTGGGGATCAAGCTGGGCTTGTGGTACTCGCCGGATTCCTCAAGCGACTATGTGCATTGGGAGAAGGACGTGGAGACGCTGCTGCGGCTGCATCAGGAGTATGGCATACGCGCCTTCAAGCTGGATGGCATTGATATTCAGTCCAAGGCTGGTGAGGTTCGGCTGCTGGGATTAGTGAGACAAGTGCTTCAACATACGGGAGGAGAGGTGGATTTCAATCTCGATACCACCGCTCAGCAGCGGCTGGGCTATATGGGCAGCACGCAGTACGGCAATATTTTTCTGGAGAACCGCTATACCGATTGGAGCAATTATTACCCGCACTGGACCCTGCGCAATCTGTGGATGCTTGCGCCTTATGTGCCGGCTGCCAAGCTGCAGATGGAGTTCTTGAATGTGAATCGCAATCAGGAGCGCTATGGCGATGATCCGCTGGCTCCTGCAGCCTGCGGCCAGCTCTATGCATGTGCCGTTACCGCCTTCGCGAACCCGCTCGCCTGGATGGAGCTGTCGGGGCTGGATGCTGATCAAGCCGCCTCCCTGGGCGCTCTGCTGCGAGCCTTGAAGCCTCATCACGGGAGAATATTGGCCGGGCACGTGCTTCCAATTGGAGAAGAGCCATCCGGAACGGGCTGGACGGGCTTGCAGAGTATAGCAGGGGAGAAGGACGGATATTTGCTTGTGATTCGGGAGCGCCACGGGGCGTCCGCCTATCCGATGAAGCTATGGGGAGACGCATGCGGCGGCAAGTCCGCTCCAGCTCCAGCCTTGAAGGTCACCGAGCTGCTGCGGATGGATGAGAGAAATATCCTCGCCGCTTCTGCAAGCGATGAAGCCTTGGTGCTGGAGCCGGATGCAAGCGGGAGATACACCTTCATGCGCCCGGCGCCCTTTACCTTCGCAATCTACAGGTACGAGGTGTAG
- a CDS encoding AraC family transcriptional regulator: MKQPIRFGDIQECRGKLQFVYEWHRTAEWNSAGFCNPYPTCWLMLSGSRIVHTKGKSVRIRPMELLVIPANQVFTTTYVDQQQVPLHYLSISASITVHHRDWLELYGVPQMTPLPLRGGTGTASVEGLIRDWQRLAALHGQRSSQGEESAGLHPTQLARALELDAATNQWTAALLIAAQPFMATPDPVLDERVREACRYMASAYAEPLVMAELAQKLHLSEGHLRMLFRRQLGVSPYQYLLTLRLDKAKELMLSSELSLTDIAATAGFGDYNHFQKRFRLSYKLSPSQYRHQMSQFTRG, translated from the coding sequence ATGAAGCAGCCCATTCGATTCGGAGATATACAGGAATGCCGGGGCAAGCTGCAGTTCGTCTATGAGTGGCATCGTACAGCGGAATGGAATTCGGCTGGCTTTTGCAATCCGTATCCCACCTGCTGGTTGATGCTGAGCGGGAGCCGGATCGTGCATACAAAGGGGAAGTCTGTGAGGATAAGACCGATGGAGCTGCTCGTCATACCTGCCAACCAGGTGTTCACGACCACTTATGTCGATCAGCAGCAGGTGCCTCTGCATTATCTGTCTATCAGCGCTTCTATTACCGTACACCACCGCGATTGGCTGGAGCTGTACGGTGTGCCGCAGATGACTCCGCTGCCGCTGCGAGGTGGGACGGGGACAGCGAGTGTGGAAGGGCTTATCAGGGACTGGCAGCGACTTGCTGCGCTGCACGGACAGCGGTCCTCGCAAGGGGAGGAGTCGGCTGGCCTTCACCCGACCCAGCTCGCCCGTGCACTGGAGCTGGACGCAGCCACCAATCAATGGACGGCTGCGTTACTGATAGCTGCGCAGCCGTTTATGGCAACCCCCGATCCCGTGCTGGACGAGCGGGTCAGGGAGGCGTGCCGATACATGGCTTCGGCCTACGCCGAGCCGCTTGTCATGGCTGAGCTCGCTCAGAAGCTTCATCTAAGCGAAGGGCATTTGCGTATGCTGTTCCGCCGCCAGCTTGGCGTGTCGCCTTACCAGTATCTTCTCACGCTGCGCCTCGACAAAGCCAAGGAGCTGATGCTGAGCAGCGAGCTGTCCTTGACCGATATTGCAGCAACAGCGGGCTTCGGCGACTATAACCATTTCCAGAAGCGCTTCCGCCTGTCCTACAAGCTGTCGCCCTCACAGTACCGGCATCAGATGTCGCAGTTTACTCGCGGGTAG
- a CDS encoding carbohydrate ABC transporter permease yields the protein MINSFTIILTSTFLSVIVSIFAGYTLQRFVFRGKRLFGNFLITAQMFPGVLFLLPIYLMFIFLQTNFGIQLVGTHVGVILTYMTFALPFSIWMMKSYFESIPRELEEAAHIDGCSQIGIIFRIIIPVSLPGVIAVVIYSFLLGWEEVLFASILTDSETRTIAVGLRNYASTTSTYWNEMMAAAVTVTLPVVVIFLLLQKYLISGLTEGGVKG from the coding sequence ATGATAAACAGTTTTACCATTATTCTGACCTCGACTTTCTTGTCTGTCATTGTATCCATTTTTGCCGGTTATACATTGCAGCGTTTTGTGTTCCGTGGTAAACGTTTGTTCGGCAACTTTCTCATTACTGCACAAATGTTTCCTGGGGTGTTATTTCTGCTGCCCATCTATCTCATGTTTATCTTCTTGCAAACGAATTTCGGTATTCAGTTAGTAGGTACTCACGTAGGTGTCATCCTAACCTACATGACTTTTGCGCTCCCTTTTTCGATCTGGATGATGAAAAGTTATTTTGAATCGATTCCCAGGGAGCTGGAAGAAGCGGCTCATATTGATGGCTGCAGCCAAATTGGCATCATCTTCCGTATTATTATTCCAGTTTCCTTGCCAGGTGTCATTGCTGTTGTCATTTATTCCTTCCTTCTCGGCTGGGAGGAAGTGTTATTCGCCAGTATTCTGACAGACAGCGAAACACGAACGATTGCGGTAGGGCTTCGGAATTACGCATCCACTACCTCAACCTACTGGAATGAAATGATGGCCGCTGCCGTTACGGTAACGTTGCCGGTGGTCGTGATTTTCCTGCTGCTGCAGAAATATTTGATCTCAGGCTTAACAGAGGGCGGTGTGAAAGGCTAG
- a CDS encoding sulfatase: MNVIFMIIDTLRRDHLSCYGPVKTEETFGKPVYTEAFDAFAKKGALFEQAYLGSFPCMPARRDMWTGRYEFPFRGWGPLEDYDLDMVSLLKSHGVLTQMISDHYHIIERDAGNYHGGFDGWEMIRGQEHDPYRTDPFEGNEQIDHLTNQFWYMQNNNIREKFRTEEELFAPQVFRKASAWLESNATKSIRSKRPFFLMIECFDPHEPWDPPMHMVDELDPDFQGKRPHSPTYGTADRYTPEELKQMQALYAAELKVVDRWFGSFMQKVEQLGLYEDTLIIAVTDHGFYLGEHNLVGKPNLVPLYGEMSHIPLFMYHPEAKSGLRRKEIVQAVDIMPTILDALGIELPVPNPEMMCIGMNEKKAWEGIHPERAKLHGKSLLPLLKGEDMTTRPAAFSGKFGDIIRICDGEWAMYISPNPDKPLYWYGTRAPGRTFAGKRGPYDAKQQRYPMEYPSAGLALELYRISTDPRETQNVAADYPEKVKELTVLFRNWLEEIGAPVEVADRYAI, translated from the coding sequence ATGAATGTCATCTTTATGATCATCGATACGTTGCGCAGGGACCACCTAAGCTGCTACGGGCCAGTCAAGACAGAAGAAACTTTCGGCAAGCCTGTCTATACAGAGGCTTTCGATGCCTTCGCCAAAAAAGGGGCTCTGTTCGAACAAGCCTACCTCGGCAGCTTCCCTTGTATGCCCGCACGTCGAGATATGTGGACGGGGCGATATGAGTTTCCGTTCCGCGGCTGGGGTCCCTTGGAGGATTATGACCTTGATATGGTCAGTTTGTTGAAATCTCATGGGGTTCTCACGCAGATGATTAGCGATCATTATCATATCATTGAGCGAGATGCCGGGAATTACCATGGCGGCTTTGATGGATGGGAGATGATCCGTGGACAGGAGCATGATCCCTATCGAACGGACCCGTTCGAAGGCAATGAACAAATCGATCATCTGACCAATCAGTTCTGGTACATGCAGAACAATAACATTAGGGAAAAGTTTCGTACCGAAGAAGAGCTGTTTGCTCCACAAGTATTTCGCAAGGCTTCCGCTTGGCTAGAGAGCAATGCCACCAAAAGCATTCGCAGCAAGCGGCCGTTCTTTCTTATGATTGAATGCTTTGATCCTCATGAGCCTTGGGATCCACCAATGCACATGGTGGATGAGCTCGACCCAGACTTTCAAGGCAAGCGCCCCCATAGCCCTACCTATGGGACAGCCGACCGATATACCCCTGAAGAGTTGAAGCAAATGCAAGCACTGTATGCGGCTGAACTTAAAGTTGTAGATCGCTGGTTTGGTTCGTTTATGCAGAAGGTAGAGCAGCTTGGTCTGTATGAGGACACGCTGATTATTGCGGTGACTGATCACGGCTTTTATCTCGGGGAGCATAACTTGGTTGGAAAACCTAACTTGGTTCCGCTGTATGGGGAGATGAGCCACATTCCGTTATTCATGTACCATCCTGAAGCCAAGAGCGGTCTTCGTCGTAAGGAGATTGTACAGGCTGTGGATATCATGCCGACCATTCTGGATGCTTTGGGCATTGAGTTACCGGTGCCGAATCCGGAGATGATGTGTATCGGAATGAATGAGAAGAAGGCCTGGGAAGGCATTCATCCCGAGAGGGCCAAACTGCACGGCAAGAGTCTGCTTCCCTTGCTCAAGGGAGAGGATATGACAACTAGACCGGCTGCATTCTCTGGGAAATTCGGCGATATTATACGAATATGCGATGGAGAATGGGCCATGTATATTTCTCCTAATCCGGATAAGCCGCTGTATTGGTATGGCACAAGAGCACCGGGGCGTACCTTTGCGGGTAAGAGAGGACCTTACGATGCTAAGCAGCAGCGTTATCCCATGGAGTACCCATCAGCCGGTCTAGCGCTTGAACTCTATCGTATTTCAACAGACCCAAGAGAAACGCAGAACGTTGCGGCAGATTATCCCGAAAAAGTGAAGGAGCTTACCGTGTTGTTCCGCAACTGGTTAGAGGAAATCGGTGCGCCCGTCGAAGTAGCTGATCGTTATGCCATATAG